The proteins below are encoded in one region of Enhydrobacter sp.:
- a CDS encoding alanyl-tRNA editing protein: MVEELFRENAYLKEADALVTAVEERGVRLDRSIFYPTGGGQPGDTGILHWDGGEARIVDAVKADGDDVLHVLASGTPRPAVGTAVHAVLDWDRRYRHMRMHTALHVMSAVIKGNVTGGQVGADKSRLDFNLEGDVPAKEWVTEEINKLLAVDRPVVAQWITDEELAARPELVKTMSVRPPTGAGRVRLMAIDGVDLQACGGTHVARTAEIGRVECVKIENKGKMNRRFIISLP; this comes from the coding sequence ATGGTCGAAGAGCTTTTTCGCGAGAACGCCTACCTCAAGGAAGCCGACGCCCTCGTGACCGCGGTCGAGGAGCGCGGCGTGCGGCTCGATCGCTCGATCTTCTACCCCACCGGCGGCGGGCAGCCCGGCGATACCGGCATCCTGCACTGGGACGGCGGCGAGGCGAGGATCGTCGATGCCGTCAAGGCCGACGGCGACGATGTGCTGCACGTCCTTGCGTCGGGCACACCGCGCCCGGCGGTCGGCACAGCCGTGCATGCGGTGCTCGACTGGGATCGGCGCTATCGCCACATGCGCATGCATACCGCCCTCCATGTCATGTCCGCCGTGATCAAGGGCAACGTCACCGGCGGACAGGTGGGCGCCGACAAGAGCCGCCTCGATTTCAATCTCGAGGGCGACGTGCCGGCCAAGGAGTGGGTGACCGAGGAGATCAACAAGCTTCTCGCCGTCGACCGGCCGGTGGTCGCGCAGTGGATCACCGACGAGGAGCTCGCGGCGCGGCCGGAGCTCGTGAAAACGATGAGCGTGCGCCCGCCGACGGGCGCGGGCCGTGTGCGCCTGATGGCGATCGACGGGGTCGATCTGCAGGCCTGTGGCGGCACACATGTCGCGCGCACGGCCGAGATCGGCCGGGTGGAGTGCGTCAAGATCGAGAACAAGGGCAAGATGAACCGCCGGTTCATCATCTCCCTTCCCTGA
- a CDS encoding enolase C-terminal domain-like protein, with amino-acid sequence MRVVDIRERTVDISRYADPSIPPGGLTTSIVALTTDVVRNGRSVVGFGFSSVGRFGQGGLIRERFAPRLIAAGAVDPLEAWAAMMKGEKPGGHGERCVAVGTIDMALWDAAAKIADLPLHAFLRRRLGDRGSPSAVPVYASGGYRYPEDDLSRLKDELRRFRDSGYRRAKIKIGAAPLARDLARVAAAAEIFPAPQSLAVDAMNSYQSNAAIAAAEALRPCGLMWLEDVCDPLDFDAQSAVTAVYDGPVAAGEALFSAAEAKLLDRHGGLRRDRDILLFDPVHCYGLPGYLQIVETMEGRGWRRSAFWPHGGHLFGLHVASALGLGGTEVNPSSFPPFGGLIDGAVLSEGNATPSDLPGVGFEGIGALDRLFRGL; translated from the coding sequence ATGCGCGTCGTCGATATCCGAGAGCGCACGGTCGACATATCGCGCTACGCCGATCCGTCCATTCCGCCGGGCGGGCTCACCACCAGCATCGTGGCGCTCACCACCGATGTCGTGCGCAACGGACGGTCGGTGGTGGGCTTCGGCTTTTCGTCGGTCGGCCGGTTCGGCCAGGGCGGGCTGATCCGCGAACGCTTCGCGCCCCGCCTGATTGCCGCCGGTGCCGTCGATCCGCTCGAAGCATGGGCGGCGATGATGAAAGGCGAGAAGCCGGGCGGCCATGGCGAGCGCTGCGTCGCCGTCGGCACGATCGACATGGCGTTGTGGGACGCGGCGGCGAAGATTGCCGACCTCCCCCTGCACGCCTTCCTGCGTCGACGCCTGGGCGACCGCGGCAGTCCTTCGGCCGTTCCCGTCTATGCGAGCGGAGGCTATCGCTATCCCGAGGACGACCTCAGCCGCCTGAAGGACGAACTGCGGCGCTTCCGCGACAGCGGCTACCGACGGGCCAAGATCAAGATCGGTGCGGCACCGCTTGCACGCGATCTCGCCCGCGTCGCCGCGGCGGCGGAAATCTTTCCCGCGCCGCAGTCGCTCGCCGTCGATGCGATGAACAGCTATCAGTCGAACGCCGCGATTGCCGCAGCGGAAGCGCTCCGGCCTTGCGGGCTCATGTGGCTCGAGGATGTCTGCGACCCGCTCGACTTCGACGCCCAGTCGGCGGTAACGGCAGTCTATGACGGTCCGGTCGCCGCCGGCGAGGCGCTTTTCTCAGCGGCCGAGGCGAAGCTGCTGGATCGTCACGGCGGCCTGCGCCGCGACCGCGACATCCTGCTGTTCGATCCTGTCCATTGCTACGGCTTGCCGGGATATCTCCAGATCGTCGAGACGATGGAGGGGCGTGGCTGGCGGCGGTCGGCCTTCTGGCCGCACGGCGGCCATCTCTTCGGCCTGCACGTCGCGAGCGCGCTCGGCCTCGGCGGGACCGAGGTCAATCCGTCGAGCTTCCCGCCGTTCGGCGGCCTCATCGACGGAGCGGTCCTGTCAGAAGGCAACGCCACGCCGTCCGACTTGCCTGGCGTCGGTTTCGAGGGCATCGGGGCACTCGA
- a CDS encoding cysteine synthase A: protein MDVRSGFIESIGNTPLIKLRAASEATGSAIYGKAEFLNPGGSIKDRAALAIIEDAEKRGLLRPGGVIVEGTAGNTGIGIALVANARGYRSVIVMPETQSQEKKDMLRLCGADLRLVPAVPYSNPDNYVRYSGRLAEEMAAREPAGAIWANQFDNVANRDGHYRTTGPEIWTQTDGKVDGFTCSVGSGGTLGGVALALKERNREVKIAVSDPMGSAIYSWFAKGELKSEGNSITEGIGQGRVTKNLEGAPVDLAYQITDEEALPVLFDLIAHEGLVLGGSTAINIVGAMRLARDLGPGKTIVTILADGGQRYQSKLFNPAFLREKKLPVPPWMK, encoded by the coding sequence ATGGACGTCCGGTCGGGTTTCATCGAGAGCATCGGCAATACGCCGCTGATCAAGCTGCGCGCGGCGTCGGAAGCCACCGGCAGCGCGATCTACGGCAAGGCCGAGTTCCTCAATCCCGGCGGCTCGATCAAGGACCGCGCGGCGCTCGCCATCATCGAGGACGCGGAGAAGCGCGGACTGCTCAGACCCGGTGGCGTCATCGTCGAAGGCACCGCCGGCAACACCGGCATCGGCATTGCCTTGGTTGCCAATGCGCGCGGCTATCGGTCGGTGATCGTGATGCCCGAGACGCAGAGCCAGGAGAAGAAGGACATGCTGCGGCTGTGCGGCGCCGACCTGCGCCTGGTGCCGGCCGTGCCCTACTCCAATCCCGACAACTACGTCCGTTATTCCGGCCGCCTCGCCGAGGAGATGGCCGCCAGGGAGCCTGCCGGCGCGATCTGGGCCAACCAGTTCGACAACGTCGCCAATCGCGACGGCCACTATCGCACGACCGGGCCCGAGATCTGGACGCAGACCGACGGCAAGGTCGACGGCTTCACCTGCTCCGTCGGCAGCGGCGGCACGCTGGGCGGCGTCGCGCTCGCCTTGAAGGAACGCAATCGCGAGGTGAAAATCGCCGTCAGCGACCCGATGGGCTCCGCGATCTACAGCTGGTTCGCCAAGGGCGAGCTGAAATCGGAAGGCAACTCGATCACCGAAGGCATCGGCCAGGGGCGCGTGACGAAGAATCTCGAAGGCGCGCCGGTCGACCTGGCCTACCAGATCACCGACGAGGAGGCCCTGCCCGTCCTGTTCGATCTGATCGCGCACGAGGGACTGGTGCTGGGCGGCTCGACCGCCATCAACATCGTGGGCGCGATGCGGCTCGCCCGCGATCTCGGACCCGGTAAGACCATCGTCACCATCCTCGCCGACGGCGGCCAGCGCTATCAGTCCAAGCTCTTCAATCCAGCCTTCCTGCGCGAGAAAAAGCTGCCTGTGCCGCCCTGGATGAAATGA
- a CDS encoding DUF2274 domain-containing protein, which produces MAKLKLGAIADDKPVKLTIELPAAVHRDLVDYAEILARETGHQAADPAKLIVPMVERFMATDRGFAKARRQRQSPAGSAG; this is translated from the coding sequence ATGGCGAAGCTGAAGCTGGGAGCCATCGCAGACGACAAGCCGGTCAAGCTCACGATCGAGCTTCCTGCCGCCGTGCATCGGGATTTGGTCGATTATGCCGAGATCCTGGCTCGTGAAACGGGACATCAGGCAGCCGATCCGGCCAAGCTGATCGTGCCCATGGTCGAGCGTTTCATGGCGACCGATCGGGGCTTTGCGAAGGCGCGACGACAGCGTCAATCACCTGCAGGCAGCGCGGGATAG
- a CDS encoding type IV toxin-antitoxin system AbiEi family antitoxin domain-containing protein: MRKRDRDRAERLRLAGGPKPSLRDRAVALAIERGTVRTRDLTDIGVPRCYLASMCEEGLLTRVGYGLYGPGRQAA, encoded by the coding sequence ATGCGCAAGCGTGACCGGGATCGCGCGGAAAGGCTACGCCTCGCCGGTGGCCCCAAGCCATCTTTGAGGGACCGAGCCGTCGCCCTCGCAATTGAGCGCGGAACAGTGCGGACGCGCGATCTAACCGACATCGGGGTGCCTCGCTGCTATCTTGCCAGCATGTGTGAAGAAGGCCTGCTCACAAGGGTGGGCTACGGCCTGTATGGTCCGGGCCGCCAAGCAGCTTAG
- a CDS encoding LysR family transcriptional regulator, giving the protein MAGAFIPGVPRLQFTGITKEFRPLEAQIELRHLRYAVAAAHYGSFRRAAEALGVKQSTLSRCISQLEIRLGVVLFERTSGGVRLTTAGAEILRTSRHLVETVDHMAATAKEMGRGEAGRFTVGFYTSLSAGNLRASLIEYASRFPKVEIRTYEGARACLFAGVDAGRLDVAIVTGDPVPGEGKVMGLWSERIMVALPEGHRLTANNIVYWTDLKDETFLFSQHDPGPEIQDILLAKLAAPGERPKVISHDVSRENIKSLVGAGFGVSLMCEACVGAAYTGVVYREARDGNGPSRISYAAYWQPNNDNPALAGFISLLQERYPALPAGD; this is encoded by the coding sequence TTGGCCGGGGCATTCATTCCGGGAGTGCCACGGCTGCAGTTCACCGGAATCACAAAGGAGTTCCGGCCGCTGGAGGCGCAAATTGAGTTGAGGCACCTGCGCTATGCCGTCGCCGCCGCGCACTATGGGAGCTTCCGGCGGGCGGCGGAGGCGCTCGGGGTCAAGCAATCCACCCTGAGCCGCTGCATATCGCAATTGGAAATTCGTCTGGGCGTCGTGTTGTTCGAGCGAACCAGCGGGGGAGTTCGACTGACCACGGCGGGGGCTGAAATATTGCGAACGTCCCGGCACCTGGTCGAAACCGTCGACCACATGGCCGCGACGGCCAAAGAAATGGGTAGGGGCGAGGCCGGCCGTTTCACCGTCGGATTCTACACCTCGCTTTCGGCGGGAAACCTCCGGGCCAGCCTGATCGAGTATGCATCGCGGTTCCCCAAGGTCGAGATCCGGACATATGAGGGCGCACGCGCTTGCCTCTTCGCCGGCGTCGACGCCGGCCGGCTCGACGTTGCCATCGTTACCGGTGATCCAGTTCCTGGCGAGGGGAAGGTGATGGGGCTCTGGAGCGAACGCATCATGGTCGCGCTGCCAGAGGGCCACCGGCTCACCGCCAACAACATCGTCTATTGGACGGACCTCAAGGACGAGACGTTCCTGTTCAGCCAGCACGATCCCGGTCCTGAGATCCAGGACATCCTTCTGGCGAAGCTTGCGGCGCCGGGCGAGCGGCCCAAGGTCATCAGCCACGATGTCAGCCGCGAGAACATCAAGAGCCTGGTCGGGGCGGGCTTTGGCGTCAGTCTGATGTGCGAAGCCTGCGTTGGCGCTGCCTACACAGGCGTGGTCTATCGCGAGGCGCGCGACGGCAACGGGCCGAGCAGGATCAGCTATGCCGCCTATTGGCAGCCCAACAACGACAATCCAGCGCTGGCGGGTTTCATCAGCCTGCTTCAAGAGCGCTATCCCGCGCTGCCTGCAGGTGATTGA
- a CDS encoding GNAT family N-acetyltransferase produces MTTRRSSLAPEIFTHQPPPRADGRLPVTITHLELALGDWTERAESPGVAIVITRETAPGVALYRALYDRVGRPWLWYERRLLSDEALGTLLAEPGHELHIARDDGGDLVGYFELDGDEIVFFGLAPCHIGRRIGPWLLDRAIERGFARGSQRLILNTNTVDHPRALTTYLKAGFRITRRETKELQDPRVLWPELYRWPPA; encoded by the coding sequence GTGACGACACGCCGATCGTCACTGGCGCCTGAGATCTTCACCCACCAGCCGCCGCCGCGCGCCGACGGCCGGCTTCCGGTCACGATCACCCATCTCGAGCTCGCGCTCGGAGACTGGACGGAGCGTGCCGAGTCTCCGGGCGTGGCGATTGTGATCACGCGCGAGACGGCGCCGGGCGTTGCGCTCTATCGCGCGCTTTACGATCGCGTGGGCCGGCCGTGGCTGTGGTACGAGCGGCGGCTCCTTTCAGACGAGGCGCTTGGCACGCTGCTTGCCGAGCCCGGCCATGAGCTTCACATCGCGCGGGACGACGGTGGCGACCTGGTCGGCTATTTCGAGCTGGACGGCGACGAGATCGTGTTCTTCGGCCTCGCCCCCTGCCATATTGGCCGCCGCATCGGGCCCTGGTTGCTCGATCGCGCCATCGAGCGCGGTTTTGCCCGCGGTTCGCAGCGCCTGATCCTCAATACGAATACGGTCGACCATCCGCGGGCGCTGACCACCTACTTGAAGGCAGGGTTTCGCATCACGCGGCGCGAAACGAAGGAATTGCAGGATCCGCGCGTGCTCTGGCCAGAGCTCTATCGCTGGCCGCCGGCTTGA
- the metC gene encoding cystathionine beta-lyase, whose translation MTAKKTYTRPDTVLAVAGRDPESNFGIVNPPVYHASTILQPTMEKFENRIPFEGFGYGRNGTPTQKALEDAVAAIEGAHRSIAVQSGLAAVTGAMVGFLKAGDHLLLTDNAYGPARRFANTTLQGFGVETTFFDPMIGAGIEKLIRPNTKVVYLEAPGSQTFEVQDVDAIAAVAKKHGAAVLIDNTWATPLYFKPFDHGCDISIHAGTKYIVGHSDAMMGIISCATRQTFETAKTACQNFGFHAAPDDCYLALRGLRTMAVRLRHHEKSGIHIARWLKDRPEVDKVLHPALPDCPGHDNWKKMFKGASGLFSFTLRDGYSRAALAAMLDGMDIFGMGASWGGYESLMIPAHPDHYRTAVPWPTGKHLLRVHIGLEDVEDLKADLAEGFDRLNRAHNA comes from the coding sequence ATGACCGCTAAGAAAACTTATACCAGGCCCGATACCGTCTTGGCCGTCGCCGGCCGCGATCCCGAGAGCAACTTCGGCATCGTCAATCCGCCCGTGTACCACGCCTCGACCATCCTCCAGCCGACCATGGAGAAGTTCGAGAACCGCATCCCGTTCGAAGGCTTCGGCTACGGCCGCAACGGCACGCCGACGCAGAAGGCGCTGGAGGATGCCGTGGCGGCCATCGAGGGCGCACACCGGTCGATCGCCGTGCAGTCGGGCCTCGCCGCCGTCACCGGCGCAATGGTGGGCTTCCTGAAGGCCGGCGACCATTTGCTGCTCACCGACAATGCCTATGGACCGGCGCGGCGCTTTGCCAATACCACGCTCCAGGGCTTCGGCGTCGAGACGACCTTCTTCGACCCGATGATCGGGGCGGGCATCGAGAAGCTGATCAGGCCCAACACCAAGGTCGTCTACCTCGAGGCGCCGGGCTCGCAGACCTTCGAGGTGCAGGACGTGGACGCCATCGCCGCGGTCGCCAAGAAGCACGGTGCGGCCGTCCTGATCGACAACACCTGGGCGACGCCGCTCTACTTCAAGCCGTTCGATCACGGCTGCGACATCTCCATCCATGCCGGGACCAAGTACATCGTCGGCCATTCGGATGCGATGATGGGCATCATTTCATGCGCCACGCGCCAGACGTTCGAGACCGCGAAGACGGCGTGCCAGAATTTCGGCTTCCATGCCGCGCCAGACGATTGCTACCTGGCGCTGCGCGGGCTGCGCACCATGGCGGTGCGCCTGCGTCATCACGAGAAGAGCGGCATCCACATCGCCCGGTGGCTGAAGGACCGGCCCGAGGTCGACAAGGTGCTGCATCCCGCACTGCCCGACTGTCCCGGCCACGACAACTGGAAGAAGATGTTCAAGGGAGCATCGGGCCTGTTCTCCTTTACCTTGCGCGACGGCTACAGCCGCGCGGCACTCGCCGCGATGCTCGACGGCATGGACATCTTCGGGATGGGCGCGAGCTGGGGCGGCTACGAGAGCCTGATGATCCCGGCGCACCCCGATCACTATCGCACCGCCGTGCCGTGGCCCACGGGCAAGCATCTGCTGCGGGTGCATATCGGGCTGGAGGATGTCGAGGATCTGAAGGCCGATCTTGCCGAGGGCTTCGACCGCCTGAACCGGGCGCACAACGCCTGA
- a CDS encoding ribokinase has protein sequence MSRVIVCGSLNMDVVLQSPRRPRPGETVLGAEVSFLPGGKGLNQAIAAARLGLPTSLFGAVGDDPFGKRLRSFLADNDVDTLGLHVVPGQASGLALIQVAESDNAITVASGANRHFSETMVSTEPHASEVWVAQFETPIEATSIVMRKAHEAGARTVLNMAPIQPYPAALLKSIDVAVLNEIELSQATDTAIAASSPISAVADACHRLRAKGVRAVVATLGPRGSVVVTAEHATEIPGARAEVVDTTGAGDCFVGAFAARLAAGTTPIEAARYANVAAACSVERLGAAPSMPTAEEVAARLARA, from the coding sequence ATGAGCCGGGTGATCGTCTGCGGCAGCCTCAACATGGATGTCGTCCTGCAGAGCCCGCGCCGGCCACGGCCCGGCGAGACGGTGCTGGGCGCGGAGGTGAGCTTCCTGCCCGGCGGCAAGGGGCTCAACCAGGCGATCGCGGCGGCGCGGCTCGGCCTGCCGACGTCGCTGTTCGGCGCGGTCGGGGACGATCCGTTCGGCAAGCGGCTGCGCAGCTTTCTGGCCGACAACGACGTCGATACGCTCGGCCTCCATGTCGTGCCTGGGCAGGCCTCGGGACTGGCCCTGATCCAGGTGGCCGAGAGCGACAACGCCATCACCGTCGCGTCGGGCGCCAACCGCCATTTCAGCGAGACCATGGTGAGCACCGAGCCGCACGCGAGCGAAGTGTGGGTGGCGCAGTTCGAGACGCCGATCGAGGCGACCAGCATCGTCATGCGCAAGGCGCACGAGGCCGGCGCGCGCACGGTGCTCAACATGGCGCCCATCCAGCCCTACCCGGCCGCCCTGCTGAAATCGATCGATGTCGCGGTGCTGAACGAGATCGAGCTCTCGCAGGCGACCGACACGGCGATCGCGGCATCGAGTCCGATATCGGCCGTCGCTGACGCCTGCCACAGGCTGCGCGCCAAGGGTGTGCGGGCCGTGGTGGCGACACTGGGGCCGCGTGGCTCGGTCGTGGTGACGGCCGAACATGCGACCGAAATTCCCGGCGCCAGGGCCGAGGTGGTCGACACCACGGGCGCCGGCGATTGCTTCGTCGGGGCCTTCGCGGCCCGACTGGCCGCCGGCACCACGCCGATCGAAGCGGCGCGCTACGCCAATGTCGCGGCGGCCTGTTCCGTCGAGCGACTGGGTGCCGCGCCCTCCATGCCGACCGCCGAGGAAGTTGCAGCGCGTCTGGCAAGGGCCTAA
- a CDS encoding NUDIX domain-containing protein, giving the protein MNQPHLPNETAELVRQEVAFQGYFRVVRYFFRHGLHQGGQSKVISREVFERGQAAAVLPYDPVRDEVVLIRQFRAGAYVAGHHPFTWEVVAGIIEQGETAEGLVRREAMEEAGLAIVDLVPIQNVMLTPGACSECCHIFLGRAETAKAGGIFGLESEGENILVKAMSFAEAHDLVERGEVDNAVSVIALQWLALHREEMRRRWR; this is encoded by the coding sequence ATGAACCAGCCCCACCTGCCGAACGAGACTGCCGAGCTGGTCCGACAGGAGGTGGCCTTCCAGGGCTATTTCAGGGTCGTGCGGTATTTCTTCCGCCACGGTCTGCATCAGGGCGGACAGAGCAAGGTCATCAGCCGGGAGGTGTTCGAGCGCGGCCAGGCAGCCGCTGTGCTGCCCTACGATCCTGTCCGCGACGAGGTCGTGCTGATCCGCCAGTTCCGCGCCGGCGCCTATGTAGCCGGCCACCACCCGTTCACCTGGGAGGTCGTCGCCGGCATCATCGAGCAAGGCGAGACGGCCGAAGGTCTGGTCCGGCGCGAGGCCATGGAGGAGGCCGGCCTTGCGATCGTCGATCTCGTGCCCATCCAGAACGTGATGCTGACGCCGGGCGCCTGCTCGGAGTGCTGTCATATTTTTCTTGGCCGGGCCGAGACCGCGAAGGCGGGCGGCATCTTCGGCCTCGAGTCCGAAGGCGAAAATATCCTGGTCAAGGCGATGTCCTTTGCCGAGGCGCATGACCTGGTCGAGCGCGGCGAGGTGGACAACGCCGTGAGCGTGATCGCTCTGCAGTGGCTCGCCTTGCATCGCGAGGAGATGCGACGGCGCTGGCGCTGA
- the sseA gene encoding 3-mercaptopyruvate sulfurtransferase — MTYARPDALVSTAWLADHLEAPDIRIVDGSFYLPAQKRNPRAEYESQHIPGAVFFDIDEIADTSSSLPHMLPSPEKFSARVRKLGLGDGNKIVVYDTTPMTGAARVWWMFRAMGHKDVAILDGGLPKWMAEGRPVTDDPPLPRNRHFTARLDNTLVRSLEDVKELIETKREQIVDARAAARFRGEAPEPRAGLRGGHMPGALNLPYSDLIDPKAGTMLPGEQIAARIAASGVDPARKVTASCGSGVTACVVALGLYLIGAPHAAVYDGSWTEWGGRDDTPIVTGA, encoded by the coding sequence ATGACCTACGCAAGACCCGATGCCCTCGTCAGCACGGCGTGGCTGGCGGACCATCTCGAAGCACCCGATATCCGCATCGTCGATGGCTCATTCTACCTGCCGGCGCAAAAGCGCAACCCAAGGGCCGAGTACGAGAGCCAGCACATTCCGGGCGCGGTATTCTTCGACATCGACGAGATCGCCGACACATCGAGCTCCCTGCCGCACATGCTGCCGTCGCCGGAAAAGTTCTCGGCGCGAGTGCGCAAGCTCGGCTTGGGCGACGGCAACAAGATCGTCGTCTACGACACCACGCCCATGACCGGTGCCGCGCGGGTCTGGTGGATGTTCCGCGCCATGGGGCACAAGGACGTGGCCATCCTCGACGGCGGCCTGCCCAAGTGGATGGCGGAGGGACGCCCCGTCACGGACGATCCGCCGCTGCCGCGCAATCGCCACTTCACGGCGCGGCTCGACAACACGCTGGTGCGCTCGCTCGAGGATGTGAAAGAGCTGATCGAGACCAAGCGCGAGCAGATCGTCGATGCCCGCGCGGCCGCACGCTTCCGCGGCGAGGCACCCGAGCCGCGCGCAGGCCTGCGTGGCGGCCACATGCCCGGCGCGCTCAATCTCCCCTACAGCGATTTGATCGACCCCAAGGCCGGCACGATGCTTCCGGGCGAGCAGATCGCCGCCCGCATCGCCGCATCGGGCGTCGATCCGGCCAGAAAGGTGACGGCGAGCTGCGGTTCCGGCGTCACGGCCTGCGTCGTGGCGCTCGGCCTCTATCTGATCGGTGCGCCGCATGCAGCAGTCTACGACGGCTCCTGGACCGAATGGGGCGGACGTGACGACACGCCGATCGTCACTGGCGCCTGA